From a single Actinomyces viscosus genomic region:
- the fucP gene encoding L-fucose:H+ symporter permease, with the protein MTAIRPAAAGVEAGPVQEARSSRGFLYPGMVVPFCLLVSCFAAWGLAGNMTDPLVKVFRSVFSMTNLQSSLVQSAYYGAYFCLAIPAAFINSRLGYKGGVLIGLVLAGTGGLLFIPAAYVMTYSVFLTALFTLAAGLSILETSANPFVMAMGPEHNATRRLNFAQAFNPIGSNLGVLLAALLILPKVNPATAEQRAAMSHEALLATQSTELRAVMGPYVALGLLYILLAVMIGRVKVKERPTESMTGDSGGPGRLMRLIRNRRYSFGVVAQYFNVSAQTCIWTYTLHYVTSALGVSDEVAGYWLQASLIVFLVFRFLMVGLMGRYDARKLLLVMCSIGVALSLFAMVSVNILGVLAIISLSACISLLFPTIYGEALMGLGEDTKYGAAGLVMAIIGGATMPLVQSAIMDRTSAAVSYVTVAGCFLVVAAYGLYTLRTPRPISAA; encoded by the coding sequence ATGACCGCCATCCGACCCGCTGCGGCCGGTGTCGAGGCGGGCCCCGTCCAGGAGGCCCGCTCCAGCCGCGGATTCCTGTACCCCGGGATGGTGGTGCCCTTCTGCCTGCTGGTCTCCTGCTTTGCCGCTTGGGGTCTGGCCGGGAACATGACTGACCCGCTGGTCAAGGTGTTCCGCTCCGTGTTCTCCATGACGAACCTGCAGTCCTCCCTGGTGCAGTCCGCCTACTACGGCGCCTACTTCTGCCTGGCGATTCCTGCGGCCTTCATCAACAGCCGCCTGGGTTACAAGGGTGGAGTCCTGATCGGGCTGGTACTGGCGGGAACCGGTGGGCTCCTGTTCATCCCGGCGGCGTACGTGATGACCTACTCGGTCTTCCTGACCGCCCTGTTCACCCTGGCTGCTGGTCTGTCCATCCTGGAGACCAGTGCCAACCCGTTTGTGATGGCCATGGGGCCGGAGCACAACGCCACACGGCGGCTCAACTTCGCGCAGGCCTTCAACCCTATCGGTTCCAACCTGGGGGTGCTGCTGGCCGCCCTGCTGATCCTGCCCAAGGTGAACCCGGCTACCGCCGAGCAGCGCGCGGCCATGAGCCATGAGGCTCTGCTGGCCACTCAGAGCACCGAGCTCAGAGCCGTGATGGGCCCCTATGTCGCCCTCGGGCTGCTCTACATTCTGCTGGCCGTCATGATCGGCCGGGTCAAGGTCAAGGAGCGGCCGACGGAGTCCATGACGGGTGACAGCGGTGGTCCGGGAAGGCTCATGCGCCTGATTCGGAACAGGCGTTACAGCTTCGGGGTGGTGGCGCAGTACTTCAACGTCTCCGCGCAGACCTGTATCTGGACCTACACCCTGCACTATGTCACCAGTGCTCTGGGCGTCTCGGATGAAGTGGCCGGTTACTGGCTTCAGGCCAGCCTGATCGTCTTCCTGGTCTTCCGTTTCCTCATGGTGGGTCTCATGGGCAGGTACGACGCGCGCAAGCTGCTTCTGGTCATGTGCTCCATCGGAGTCGCGCTCTCCTTGTTCGCGATGGTGAGTGTGAACATTCTGGGAGTGCTCGCCATCATCTCCCTATCCGCGTGCATCTCCCTCCTGTTCCCCACCATCTACGGGGAGGCCCTGATGGGGCTGGGGGAGGACACCAAGTACGGGGCTGCCGGCCTGGTCATGGCCATCATCGGCGGAGCCACCATGCCCCTGGTGCAAAGCGCCATCATGGACCGAACCTCTGCCGCAGTGTCCTATGTCACGGTCGCTGGTTGCTTCCTGGTGGTGGCTGCCTACGGGCTCTACACGCTGCGCACACCAAGGCCCATCAGCGCAGCCTGA
- a CDS encoding RbsD/FucU family protein, translated as MLRNIPANLSPDLVKILLEMGHGDEILLADANFPGHHLHPTTVRADGLGIPDLLRSILTLMPLDRYSSYQVALMETVGDDPRPPVWDVYEQIWNEAEKDAGPVSVRTIERMAFYDYTPSVYAVVVTGETALYGNLILKKGVLS; from the coding sequence ATGCTCCGCAACATCCCCGCCAACCTCTCACCCGACCTCGTCAAGATCCTGCTCGAGATGGGGCATGGCGACGAGATCCTTCTGGCAGACGCGAACTTCCCCGGACATCACCTCCACCCCACCACGGTGCGCGCCGACGGACTGGGAATTCCCGACCTGCTGAGGTCCATCCTCACGCTCATGCCCCTGGACCGGTACAGCAGCTACCAGGTGGCTCTCATGGAAACGGTCGGCGACGACCCCCGGCCCCCGGTGTGGGACGTCTACGAGCAGATCTGGAACGAGGCCGAGAAGGACGCTGGACCCGTGAGCGTCAGGACGATCGAGCGTATGGCCTTCTACGACTACACCCCGAGCGTCTACGCCGTCGTCGTCACCGGGGAGACCGCCCTGTACGGAAATCTCATCCTCAAGAAGGGCGTGCTGTCATGA
- a CDS encoding alpha-L-fucosidase, which translates to MNRPTASQHRDRLGTHQPKWLDDTPLGIFIHWGAYSVPSWAEPHGELGTEPDEKTWFTHNSYAEWYFNTIRIPGSPAGKHHRETYGSLPYDYFLDMWHAEHFDPDDWASLFKEAGAGLVIPTTKHHDGITLWDAPETYGRNTVHRGPRRNLTEEISQAARKAGMRFGVYYSGGVDWHYRPFPVIVSEKDLERLARTVDPEYGRYIFNHCLDLFKRYRPDVFWNDIEWPDCAKNFDSYGLGTLLEHYYALCPEGVVNDRFGGFHSDYETSEYQAMRGSEAADRWENCRGIGLSFGYNRLEGDGQYLTGAAAAHHLVDVVSRGGRLLLNVGPRADGTIPGPQRACLQGLGAWMRAARPELSRPCPELMDRTGSFPGARLMSHGDHAVLFALDDVEIPLDRLPEEFDWGSSRAGDEQTRVSRDHGLLTAAPTALGPGIVLAERLR; encoded by the coding sequence ATGAATCGCCCCACTGCTTCGCAGCACAGGGACCGTCTGGGAACTCACCAACCGAAATGGCTGGACGACACCCCTCTTGGCATCTTCATTCACTGGGGAGCATACTCAGTACCCAGTTGGGCCGAACCTCACGGAGAGCTTGGCACGGAGCCCGACGAGAAGACGTGGTTCACCCATAACTCCTACGCTGAGTGGTACTTCAACACCATACGCATTCCAGGCAGTCCGGCAGGAAAACACCATCGAGAGACCTACGGGTCCCTGCCATACGACTACTTTCTGGACATGTGGCACGCAGAGCACTTCGACCCTGACGACTGGGCCTCTTTATTCAAGGAGGCCGGGGCGGGGCTCGTCATCCCGACGACCAAGCACCACGACGGCATTACCCTATGGGACGCCCCTGAGACCTACGGGCGCAACACAGTCCACCGAGGCCCTCGACGGAACCTCACCGAGGAGATATCTCAGGCAGCACGTAAGGCGGGAATGCGTTTCGGGGTGTATTATTCGGGTGGCGTGGACTGGCATTATCGACCTTTTCCCGTCATTGTGAGCGAGAAGGACCTGGAACGCCTTGCGAGGACAGTTGACCCCGAGTACGGCCGCTATATCTTCAACCACTGTCTTGATCTGTTCAAGCGATATCGCCCTGATGTCTTCTGGAATGATATCGAATGGCCGGACTGCGCCAAGAACTTCGATTCCTACGGCTTGGGAACGCTGCTTGAGCACTACTACGCACTGTGTCCGGAGGGCGTCGTCAACGACCGCTTCGGCGGGTTCCACTCCGATTACGAGACCAGCGAGTACCAGGCGATGCGTGGCTCTGAGGCGGCGGACCGGTGGGAGAACTGTCGCGGAATCGGGCTGTCCTTCGGCTACAACCGGCTGGAGGGTGATGGGCAGTACCTCACCGGGGCCGCCGCCGCTCATCATCTGGTCGACGTGGTCTCACGGGGAGGACGTCTTCTGCTCAATGTCGGTCCGCGTGCGGACGGCACCATTCCCGGTCCCCAGCGGGCCTGCCTGCAAGGGCTAGGTGCGTGGATGCGTGCAGCAAGGCCGGAGCTGTCCCGTCCCTGCCCGGAGCTCATGGATCGGACGGGGTCGTTCCCGGGGGCACGACTCATGTCTCACGGGGACCATGCCGTGCTCTTCGCGCTGGACGACGTCGAGATCCCGCTCGACCGTCTGCCCGAGGAGTTCGACTGGGGCTCCTCAAGGGCCGGCGACGAGCAGACACGGGTGAGCCGCGACCACGGCCTGCTCACGGCGGCACCCACCGCGCTGGGCCCTGGGATCGTCCTGGCCGAGCGCCTGCGCTGA
- a CDS encoding rhamnulokinase: protein MTSTDEHRPTTGRGGVRAEHHALALDLGSSSVRAVLGSYRQGTVSTEEVYRLHHQAVDDHGTLTWDLERIMDGVRRSIVEATRRLGRLPDSIGIDTWGVDYGLLDARGALLRAPRAYRDRRMSRWAADLDRAVTPQTAWRETGILPQQINTVYQLYADLREDPDLVERVDRFLPLPDLVAHLLGAPAEVGRAIASTTGLASPGAHHWSSQVMGAAGVPERWMPPLVDDATVAGTTSEGVTIVRPGGHDTACAVHALGLADDEVRLFISSGSWSLIGATVPRPVLDEAALRAGLTNEVRTDGGIRLLRNLTGFWLLQECQRSWNEPDTGALVKAAGECASLGVVIDPDDELFAAPGDMPDKIADWCRLRYKVEPEGPAQTVRLILESLACAHAAYAQGLQDVVGDLLDRTAPIHLVGGGARNSLLPAMTAAACHRRVVVGTPEASALGNILAQLEAVGVLDPAARGEVLRRSVRPVEVGACQSMTDPASFDAMRERLLNATAR from the coding sequence ATGACGAGCACCGACGAGCACCGTCCGACCACGGGCCGCGGCGGGGTGAGGGCCGAGCACCACGCCCTGGCCCTCGACCTCGGCTCCAGCTCCGTGCGAGCGGTTCTGGGAAGCTACCGGCAAGGGACCGTCAGCACCGAGGAGGTCTACCGGCTCCACCACCAGGCGGTGGACGACCACGGCACCCTCACCTGGGACCTCGAGCGCATCATGGACGGTGTTCGTCGGAGCATCGTCGAGGCAACGCGGCGCCTGGGGCGCCTGCCCGACTCCATCGGGATCGACACCTGGGGCGTCGACTACGGACTCCTCGACGCCCGGGGCGCCCTGCTGCGCGCTCCCCGCGCCTACCGAGACCGGCGCATGTCCCGGTGGGCCGCGGACCTGGACCGGGCCGTCACCCCTCAGACGGCCTGGCGGGAGACCGGCATCCTGCCCCAGCAGATCAACACGGTCTACCAGCTCTACGCGGACCTGAGGGAGGACCCCGACCTCGTTGAGCGAGTCGACCGATTCCTACCGCTGCCCGACCTGGTGGCGCACCTGCTCGGCGCCCCGGCCGAGGTGGGACGGGCCATCGCCTCGACCACCGGGCTCGCCTCGCCGGGAGCGCACCACTGGTCGTCGCAGGTGATGGGGGCCGCCGGAGTCCCCGAGCGGTGGATGCCCCCGCTCGTCGACGACGCCACGGTGGCCGGGACGACGTCGGAGGGGGTCACCATCGTGCGCCCCGGCGGACACGACACCGCCTGCGCCGTCCACGCGCTCGGACTGGCCGATGACGAGGTGCGCCTGTTCATCTCCTCCGGGTCGTGGAGCCTCATCGGGGCCACCGTTCCCCGCCCCGTCCTGGACGAGGCGGCGCTGCGGGCCGGACTGACCAACGAGGTCCGCACCGACGGCGGCATCCGGCTCCTGCGCAACCTCACCGGGTTCTGGCTCCTCCAGGAGTGCCAGCGCTCCTGGAACGAGCCCGACACGGGGGCGCTGGTCAAGGCGGCGGGGGAGTGCGCCTCGCTCGGTGTGGTGATCGACCCCGACGACGAGCTCTTCGCCGCCCCCGGGGACATGCCCGACAAGATCGCCGACTGGTGCCGCCTGCGCTACAAGGTGGAGCCGGAGGGGCCCGCGCAGACGGTCCGGCTCATCCTGGAGTCCCTTGCCTGCGCCCACGCCGCCTACGCCCAGGGGCTGCAGGACGTCGTCGGCGACCTGCTGGACCGCACCGCCCCGATCCACCTGGTGGGAGGCGGGGCGCGCAACAGCCTTCTGCCGGCGATGACGGCGGCGGCCTGCCACCGCCGGGTCGTTGTCGGCACCCCGGAGGCCAGCGCCCTGGGCAACATCCTCGCCCAGCTCGAGGCCGTCGGGGTGCTCGACCCGGCTGCCCGCGGCGAGGTGCTGCGCCGCAGCGTCCGCCCCGTCGAGGTCGGGGCCTGTCAGTCCATGACGGACCCCGCCTCCTTCGACGCCATGCGAGAGCGGCTGCTCAACGCCACCGCCCGCTGA
- a CDS encoding LacI family DNA-binding transcriptional regulator, with the protein MPTRVTLSDVADAVGVSSQTVSRVLNNHPSVRPETRQKVLTAVQALGYEPNLAARLLASGSSGAVGILLTAGLSHGMASTFSAIARAVRERGDTFVLATADDGSPDSVKEALAHLHGHRVAATVVLAQRADVLAVLSSQRHRGPVVAIISGQHEFSALSTVSIDQAMGARLATEHLLAQGRTRPLHVTGDLSWQDASERLAAYQAVCAEAGVPGRWVGTDSWTGDAGARVARRLLDSGLPDAVFAGNDDIALGLCHELLAAGVRIPDDVAVIGFDDIPLARWATPSLSSITQDFDALGRASLSLSDELVGGEQPHSISLEPQLVVRSSTAGA; encoded by the coding sequence GTGCCCACACGCGTGACTCTCAGTGACGTGGCTGACGCAGTCGGAGTCTCGTCTCAGACCGTCTCCCGCGTGCTCAACAACCACCCGTCGGTCCGCCCTGAGACGCGTCAGAAGGTGCTGACGGCCGTCCAGGCACTGGGCTACGAGCCCAATCTTGCCGCACGTCTGCTGGCGTCGGGATCCTCGGGGGCCGTCGGGATCCTTCTGACCGCCGGGCTCTCCCACGGCATGGCCTCCACCTTCTCCGCAATCGCCAGGGCCGTTCGTGAGCGGGGAGACACGTTCGTTCTCGCCACCGCTGACGACGGATCGCCGGATTCGGTCAAGGAGGCCCTTGCCCATCTTCACGGCCACCGTGTTGCCGCCACCGTCGTCCTCGCCCAGCGCGCCGACGTTCTTGCCGTCCTGTCGTCTCAGCGCCACCGAGGCCCTGTCGTTGCCATCATCTCGGGTCAGCACGAGTTCTCCGCGCTATCGACCGTCTCCATCGACCAGGCGATGGGGGCCAGGTTGGCGACAGAGCATCTTCTCGCCCAGGGGCGCACACGACCGCTCCATGTCACCGGGGACCTGTCGTGGCAGGACGCCTCCGAGCGGCTCGCCGCCTACCAGGCGGTGTGCGCCGAGGCCGGAGTCCCTGGTCGCTGGGTGGGAACGGACTCCTGGACGGGAGACGCCGGCGCCAGGGTCGCTCGGCGCCTGCTCGACAGCGGTCTGCCCGACGCCGTCTTCGCCGGCAACGATGACATCGCCCTGGGCCTGTGCCACGAGCTGCTCGCCGCCGGCGTGCGGATCCCCGACGACGTCGCCGTCATCGGCTTCGACGACATTCCCCTGGCACGGTGGGCGACTCCGTCCCTGTCGAGCATCACGCAGGACTTCGACGCCCTGGGGCGGGCCTCGCTGAGCCTGTCCGACGAGCTCGTCGGCGGCGAGCAGCCCCACAGCATCTCTCTCGAGCCGCAGCTAGTCGTCAGGTCGTCAACGGCGGGGGCCTGA
- a CDS encoding carbohydrate ABC transporter permease, whose product MTLEHRSRISRLVSYSLLTLIAIAFLFPFAWMLASSLKPTSEVFSTGASFTGSRLAWDNYTEATRQIPLGRIILNSILVSTCGAALTMTVSLLSAYAFARLRFRFRDHLFMLFLGTLVLPQEVLVIPLYIGFQRLGLVNSYTALILPFAFGAFGAFLIRQFILSLPLEFEEAARIDGAGDLKILWHILIPLLRAPVLVVGVFSFIDYWSTFLWPLIVINDADLATISLGLQMFSGERGTDWGPMMAAVSMSVIPSFFIVTFLQSQLEKGVTLGAFGGR is encoded by the coding sequence ATGACTCTTGAGCACCGCTCCAGGATCAGCAGGCTTGTTTCCTACTCGCTACTCACGCTGATCGCGATAGCGTTCCTCTTCCCCTTCGCCTGGATGCTGGCGTCCTCCCTCAAGCCCACGTCCGAGGTGTTCTCCACCGGAGCCTCTTTCACCGGCTCGCGCCTCGCGTGGGACAACTACACCGAGGCAACTCGCCAGATCCCCCTGGGTCGCATCATCCTGAACTCGATCCTCGTCTCGACGTGCGGCGCCGCCCTGACCATGACGGTCTCACTACTGAGCGCGTACGCCTTCGCCAGACTTCGGTTTCGGTTCCGCGACCACCTGTTCATGCTGTTTCTGGGAACCCTGGTACTTCCGCAGGAGGTGCTTGTCATCCCCCTGTACATCGGCTTCCAACGTCTGGGACTGGTCAACAGCTACACGGCCCTCATCCTTCCATTCGCCTTCGGGGCCTTCGGAGCGTTCCTCATCCGACAGTTCATCCTGAGCCTGCCTCTGGAGTTCGAGGAGGCGGCAAGAATCGACGGGGCCGGCGATCTCAAGATCCTCTGGCACATCCTTATCCCGCTACTCAGGGCCCCGGTGCTCGTCGTCGGAGTCTTTTCCTTCATCGACTACTGGTCCACGTTCCTGTGGCCGCTTATCGTCATCAATGACGCAGACCTGGCCACGATCTCACTGGGACTTCAAATGTTCTCAGGCGAGAGGGGAACCGACTGGGGCCCCATGATGGCCGCCGTGTCCATGTCGGTCATACCGTCCTTCTTCATTGTCACCTTCCTGCAGAGCCAGCTGGAAAAAGGTGTCACCCTCGGCGCCTTCGGAGGTCGTTGA
- a CDS encoding YceD family protein — MSGLVVDIVDLPRATGSVKNLQIHTPAPADLGTEVIGVPEGSDLALDVTLTSMDDGVLAHADADLHVHGECVRCLRDLDEDRTVRIDELYLFPEAIEAQRAEGDEEADELLAVGETTLDLEPALRDALVPTLPFQPLCRPDCPGLCPDCGQRLEDLPADHHHEVLDPRWSALAGLLQTETDQQAGQQADQEDDGEGPREDAQRDRS, encoded by the coding sequence ATGTCAGGACTCGTCGTCGACATCGTCGACCTGCCCCGTGCCACCGGCTCGGTCAAGAATCTGCAGATCCACACCCCCGCGCCCGCCGATCTGGGCACCGAGGTCATCGGCGTGCCCGAGGGCAGCGACCTCGCCCTCGACGTCACCCTGACCTCCATGGACGACGGCGTCCTGGCCCACGCCGACGCCGACCTCCACGTCCATGGCGAGTGCGTGCGGTGCCTGCGCGATCTCGACGAGGACCGCACCGTGAGGATCGACGAGCTCTACCTCTTCCCCGAGGCCATCGAGGCCCAGCGGGCAGAGGGCGACGAGGAGGCCGATGAGCTCCTCGCCGTCGGGGAGACCACGCTGGACCTCGAGCCCGCGCTGCGCGACGCCCTGGTTCCCACGCTGCCGTTCCAGCCCCTGTGCCGTCCCGACTGCCCCGGGCTGTGCCCCGACTGCGGACAGCGGCTCGAGGACCTGCCCGCCGACCACCACCACGAGGTCCTCGACCCGCGCTGGTCCGCGCTGGCCGGTCTGCTCCAGACCGAGACCGACCAGCAGGCCGGCCAGCAGGCCGATCAGGAGGACGACGGTGAGGGCCCTCGGGAGGACGCGCAGAGGGACCGGTCCTGA
- a CDS encoding carbohydrate ABC transporter permease has protein sequence MGTATVAESRGNRGGLRSRLRVLAYLAPGMTGFIIFIAIPLIASLIISLFSWSLLGTSEFIGVENYRRMFSGEDPAFYTILRNTVVFALLYTAANLIISTGISYWLQHLPSRFSRTLRIIFFIPVVTPMAGNALIWRLLLNDDGVVNSALNSIGVPSLPWLNNPNLAMTSLVIMSLWQGLGYNIVVLTAGLNGINPSVLEASELDGATGVRRFFQVVFPILSPTFFFCTVMTVIGAFKVFAQPFFLTKGGPGESTNTIVLALYRNGFSFDKLGYASALAWVLFVIVMLLTALQFSQQKRWVNYDS, from the coding sequence ATGGGAACAGCCACCGTCGCGGAAAGCCGCGGGAACCGTGGAGGTCTCCGGAGCAGACTACGTGTTCTCGCGTACCTGGCACCCGGAATGACCGGATTCATCATATTCATCGCCATTCCCCTGATCGCATCGCTGATCATCTCATTGTTCTCATGGTCACTCCTAGGAACCTCGGAGTTCATAGGCGTTGAAAACTATCGACGAATGTTCTCAGGCGAGGATCCGGCCTTCTACACAATCCTCAGGAACACGGTAGTATTTGCGCTCCTGTATACGGCGGCCAACCTCATCATCTCCACCGGGATATCCTACTGGCTGCAGCACCTGCCCAGCAGGTTCTCCCGCACCCTCCGTATCATCTTCTTCATCCCCGTTGTCACTCCAATGGCCGGAAACGCACTGATCTGGCGTCTCCTTCTCAATGATGACGGAGTCGTCAACTCTGCACTCAACAGCATAGGAGTTCCATCGCTTCCCTGGTTGAACAACCCGAACCTGGCGATGACCTCCCTTGTTATCATGAGCCTGTGGCAGGGACTTGGATACAATATCGTGGTCCTCACCGCCGGACTGAACGGGATCAATCCCTCAGTTCTTGAGGCGAGCGAGCTCGATGGCGCCACGGGAGTGAGACGATTCTTTCAGGTCGTCTTCCCGATCCTGTCTCCCACCTTCTTCTTCTGCACCGTGATGACGGTCATCGGGGCGTTCAAGGTGTTCGCCCAGCCCTTCTTCCTCACCAAAGGCGGCCCGGGAGAGTCGACGAACACCATCGTACTCGCCCTGTACCGCAATGGATTCTCCTTCGACAAGCTCGGGTACGCCTCCGCCCTGGCATGGGTACTATTCGTTATCGTCATGCTGCTGACAGCCCTTCAGTTCAGCCAGCAGAAGAGGTGGGTGAACTATGACTCTTGA
- the coaD gene encoding pantetheine-phosphate adenylyltransferase yields the protein MSLAVYPGSFDPLTLGHVDIAARATTLFDVVVIGIAHNAAKAGRHLLDVEERLSLARASTSHLPGVEVDLVPGLLADYCRRRGANAVIKGLRNGSDLDAELPMALLNRDLGAPETVFLAASPAHAHISSSLVKDVAGYGRDVSALVPPAVAHALEARIAAGAPQPVPQGGAPGPVRSVPSGTPPGRFVGADHTREDLP from the coding sequence ATGAGCCTGGCCGTCTACCCCGGAAGCTTCGACCCCCTCACCCTGGGGCACGTCGATATCGCCGCCCGCGCGACCACGCTCTTCGACGTCGTCGTCATCGGTATCGCCCACAACGCGGCCAAGGCCGGGCGCCACCTGCTCGACGTCGAGGAACGCCTGTCCCTGGCCAGGGCCTCCACCTCCCACCTGCCCGGCGTCGAGGTGGACCTCGTCCCCGGGCTGCTGGCCGACTACTGCCGCCGGCGCGGCGCGAACGCCGTCATCAAGGGGCTGCGCAACGGCAGCGACCTCGATGCCGAGCTGCCCATGGCGCTGCTCAACCGGGACCTGGGCGCCCCCGAGACCGTCTTCCTGGCCGCCTCGCCCGCCCACGCCCACATCTCCTCCTCCCTCGTCAAGGACGTCGCCGGCTACGGTCGGGACGTCTCCGCACTCGTCCCACCCGCCGTCGCCCACGCCCTGGAGGCCCGGATCGCCGCCGGAGCGCCACAGCCCGTTCCGCAGGGTGGCGCCCCAGGCCCCGTCCGGAGCGTCCCATCCGGAACCCCGCCAGGCCGCTTCGTCGGCGCCGACCACACACGAGAGGACCTACCGTGA
- a CDS encoding ABC transporter substrate-binding protein, producing MTPASLSRRTLISASLLSGAGAALLSSCSSGKSKNDNAPTQMFTWVSSESDRAQWQAFVDAVKETDPDFKLDFSGPSYNDYFTKAKTRMTAADAPGILTTQAARTKELVGIMEPLDDLIKTHGVDTSVFNKAMIEGMTVDGKLYALPYDAEPCVMFYNRQSFSAAGLTEPTTGYTYEQFLSDMKSLTTDGKVGMAIKPSLMDTAPGAFAYANGATALDDKGNLSLTSATFVSSVQKAFDLAAVNGYAKAPSASDGDEVAQGAFTSGQAASLIDGPWMYSTFAEQLGENLGVCVIPSDSGQSVGVIQGSGFGIGKNCPDKDAAFKNIMKLVSPEVVGKVARTRGTVPSISSQIDGWAEGKPAGSVDAIKYLLDHGTPLVTPANWNQIVTSFTQYSPEGYRGSRTAADILKDLQESAG from the coding sequence GTGACCCCAGCATCACTCTCCCGCCGTACCCTCATCTCAGCATCGCTCCTGAGCGGAGCAGGAGCAGCCCTGTTGTCATCGTGCTCATCGGGCAAGAGCAAGAACGACAACGCCCCGACCCAGATGTTCACCTGGGTGTCCAGCGAGTCGGACCGCGCCCAGTGGCAGGCCTTCGTCGACGCCGTCAAAGAGACCGACCCCGACTTCAAGCTCGACTTCTCAGGTCCCAGCTACAACGACTACTTCACGAAGGCGAAGACTCGGATGACGGCCGCCGACGCTCCGGGGATCCTGACCACGCAGGCAGCCCGGACGAAGGAGCTCGTCGGCATCATGGAGCCGCTGGACGATCTCATCAAGACGCACGGGGTCGACACGTCAGTCTTCAACAAGGCCATGATTGAGGGCATGACGGTGGACGGCAAGCTTTACGCGCTCCCCTACGACGCCGAACCCTGCGTCATGTTCTACAACCGACAGTCCTTCAGCGCAGCGGGCCTCACGGAGCCGACAACCGGATACACCTACGAGCAGTTCCTGTCGGACATGAAGTCCCTGACCACTGACGGCAAGGTCGGCATGGCCATCAAGCCGAGCCTCATGGACACCGCCCCCGGAGCATTCGCCTACGCCAACGGTGCCACCGCTCTCGACGACAAGGGCAACCTCTCCCTGACCTCCGCCACCTTCGTCTCATCGGTTCAGAAGGCTTTCGATCTTGCTGCCGTGAACGGCTACGCCAAGGCACCCTCCGCCTCGGACGGCGACGAGGTTGCCCAGGGCGCCTTCACGTCCGGTCAGGCCGCCTCCCTCATCGACGGCCCCTGGATGTACTCAACCTTCGCCGAGCAGCTCGGCGAGAACCTGGGTGTGTGCGTCATCCCCAGCGACTCCGGGCAGTCCGTCGGCGTCATCCAGGGATCGGGCTTCGGTATCGGCAAGAATTGCCCGGACAAGGACGCCGCGTTCAAGAACATTATGAAGCTGGTCAGCCCCGAGGTCGTCGGCAAGGTGGCACGCACCCGCGGTACGGTGCCATCCATCAGCTCCCAGATCGACGGATGGGCCGAGGGCAAGCCGGCCGGGAGCGTCGATGCGATCAAGTACCTCCTGGACCATGGCACCCCCCTGGTCACACCGGCCAACTGGAACCAGATCGTGACCTCATTCACCCAGTACAGCCCCGAGGGCTATCGAGGCTCGCGCACCGCTGCGGACATCCTCAAGGACCTGCAAGAAAGTGCCGGCTGA
- a CDS encoding ATP synthase subunit B family protein, whose protein sequence is MTTSRDAGDDLLHILDELDELITNARSMPMSASAIVNREAAQHLIDRARDAVPTAVHRAEKIVADADAVLAEGRAESERLVQYAQEESERLVAGENIVRMANDRADSIVAAAEDKAASLRHGADEYSDRALASLEAEVAKVAEQIRAGREVLAGRLGGGMDQSVEVQEPVRRRSGWSVDPSAR, encoded by the coding sequence GTGACGACCAGCCGCGATGCCGGAGACGACCTGCTGCACATCCTCGATGAGCTCGACGAGCTCATCACCAACGCACGCTCCATGCCGATGAGCGCCTCGGCGATCGTCAACCGGGAGGCCGCCCAGCACCTCATCGATCGGGCACGCGACGCGGTTCCCACCGCCGTCCACCGCGCCGAGAAGATCGTCGCCGATGCCGACGCCGTCCTGGCCGAGGGCCGGGCCGAGTCCGAGCGGCTCGTCCAGTACGCCCAGGAGGAGTCCGAGCGCCTGGTGGCCGGCGAGAACATCGTGCGCATGGCCAACGACCGGGCCGACAGCATCGTGGCGGCGGCCGAGGACAAGGCCGCCTCCCTGCGCCACGGGGCCGACGAGTACTCCGACAGGGCCCTGGCCTCCCTGGAGGCCGAGGTCGCCAAGGTCGCCGAGCAGATCCGCGCCGGCCGTGAGGTCCTGGCCGGTCGTCTGGGCGGCGGCATGGACCAGTCGGTGGAGGTTCAGGAGCCCGTCCGCCGCCGCTCCGGCTGGTCCGTGGACCCCTCCGCCCGCTGA